The following proteins are co-located in the Solanum pennellii chromosome 8, SPENNV200 genome:
- the LOC107027611 gene encoding uncharacterized protein LOC107027611, protein MALDISGNNYLSWVLDVEIHLDTKGLGATITNGNTVSSQDKAKAMIFLRHHMDEGLKVEYLTMKDPLGFWTGFKERGFKKYSELISCLLVAEQHNTLLLKKHEARPMGTAPLTEANKVEAQDQFERRQNKNQGQNNVRVDVAMADDDIIIIVVVVATKGRTIWVLKAILQEAIVIVVA, encoded by the exons ATGGCACTTGACATTTCTGGAAATAATTACTTGTCATGGGTACTCGACGTTGAAATTCACCTTGACACTAAAGGTCTTGGTGCCACTATTACAAATGGTAATACAGTGTCGAGTCAGGACAAAGCGAAGGCAATGATTTTCCTTCGTCATCATATGGATGAAGGATTGAAGGTTGAATACCTTACCATGAAAGATCCACTTGGATTTTGGACTGGTTTTAAGGAAAG GGGATTTAAAAAGTATTCTGAGTTGATCTCATGCCTTCTTGTGGCTGAGCAACATAATACTCTCTTATTGAAAAAACATGAGGCCCGTCCTATGGGAACTGCTCCGTTAACGGAAGCAAATAAGGTTGAAGCACAGGACCAGTTTGAAAGAAGACAAAACAAAAATCAAGGTCAAAATAATGTGCGTGTGGACGTGGCAATGGCAGATGACGATATAATAATCATCGTGGTGGTGGTCGCCACAAAAGGGAGAACAATATGGGTTCTCAAAGCAATACTTCAAGAGGCAATTGTCATCGTTGTGGCATGA